One part of the Ciona intestinalis chromosome 5, KH, whole genome shotgun sequence genome encodes these proteins:
- the LOC100177146 gene encoding uncharacterized protein LOC100177146 isoform X1: protein MNFSETNVSFSPSTAKGTTVWVVSQIIVTSCTVIDFYILICLVQFWKGNSQVFKCCKKPHSTLFRGRAWIRGSNCSDRVGGRSESNERKYRIWMIRLAISSVVVALLKFLTDQIKFFAAWDARSDVLCEVANDVTEVALFGMSTLFVYAFLWVRQWMFYHNPAVRSLLYTKHLIRFSRLMPLIILVLSGVLLIFHFLPWRYRADKNTGPNYLGCVAVYSIKNPDEAWPILLYIAITSVVQISLLVLFLYPLIQRKYDMWKNLRTTRHTRLSSSISSSFGAHHAQGNSHAHPSHYTMQTEVVNTSSEPNPNAELPKNNNVTTTEAETGETTTNQQQTKGRCLHKLCTFIKRENTPRPSDCDRPRPPSRNPRVIESVQRAVIWTGLCILSDTALVAVSVNMGPGTALVLISSLSSVNVLFNQFCIIASYRRWREIILPRCWIPVEKRRRLGHLYESTLTITAARNVLQTNDTQYDQNGSGRSKQSVSGPSRINTRITRKFRKFSAAVGVSKTSVSAAENRRTSSF from the exons ATGAACTTTTCGGAGACGAACGTTTCTTTTTCACCCAGTACCGCCAAAGGCACGACCGTATGGGTGGTGTCGCAAATCATCGTAACCTCATGTACGGTTATcgacttttatattttaatatgccTGGTGCAGTTCTGGAAGGGGAACAGTCAAGTATTTAAGTGTTGCAAAAAGCCGCACTCTACTCTTTTCCGCGGGCGAGCATGGATCAGAGGCAGCAACTGTAGCGACAGGGTAGGGGGGCGAAGTGAGTCAAATGAACGGAAATACCGAATCTGGATGATTCGTCTTGCTATCTCATCTGTCGTCGTCGCGCTTTTAAAGTTCCTAACTGACCAAATAAAGTTCTTTGCAGCGTGGGATGCGAGGTCCGATGTGCTTTGCGAGGTGGCGAACGACGTTACAGAAGTAGCGTTGTTCGGTATGTCAACTCTATTTGTGTATGCCTTCCTATGGGTACGGCAATGGATGTTTTATCACAACCCAGCGGTAAGAAGTCTACTCTACACAAAACACCTGATCCGATTCAGCCGTCTAATGCCGTTGATAATTTTAGTTCTCTCTGGAGTGTTGCTCATATTCCATTTCCTACCGTGGAGGTACCGCGCTGACAAAAACACAGGGCCTAACTACTTAGGCTGCGTGGCGGTTTACAGCATTAAGAACCCGGATGAAGCTTGGCCAATTCTACTGTATATTGCTATTACATCAGTGGTGCAAATATCCCTGCTTGTCCTTTTCTTGTACCCTCTTATACAAAGGAAATACGACATGTGGAAGAATCTGAGGACCACCAGACATACGAGGTTAAGCTCGTCCATTAGCAGCAGTTTCGGTGCCCACCATGCACAGGGCAACTCACACGCCCACCCATCTCATTACACAATGCAAACAGAAGTGGTAAATACAAGTTCAGAACCAAATCCAAATGCCGAATTGCCAAAG AACAACAACGTAACGACTACGGAAGCGGAGACTGGGGAAACTACTACaaatcaacaacaaacaaaggGAAGATGCCTTCACAAGTTATGCACCTTTATAAAAAGGGAGAACACGCCAAGACCCAGTGACTGTGACCGTCCACGTCCCCCCTCTCGCAACCCGAGGGTGATCGAGTCCGTTCAGAGAGCCGTGATCTGGACAGGGCTTTGTATCCTCAGCGACACTGCTCTTGTTGCGGTATCAGTAAATATGGGTCCAGGTACCGCGTTGGTGCTTATCTCAAGCTTGAGCAGCGTGAACGTACTTTTTAACCAGTTTTGTATCATCGCTAGCTATCGGAGGTGGCGGGAAATTATACTACCAAGGTGCTGGATACCGGTCGAGAAACGGCGAAGGCTTGGGCACCTTTACGAATCTACACTGACTATAACAGCAGCACGGAACGTATTACAAACTAATGACACGCAATACGACCAAAACGGGTCGGGCAGATCGAAACAGTCGGTGAGTGGACCGTCTCGTATTAACACCCGAATAACGCGAAAATTCCGTAAGTTCTCCGCTGCTGTTGGCGTATCTAAAACCTCTGTATCTGCGGCAGAAAACCGGCGTACCAGTTCATTTTAG
- the LOC100184984 gene encoding ras-related protein Rab-27B, translating into MSYEQNQNASGEVSGEDNLDTNYDFLIKFLLLGDSGVGKTCFLHRYTDKEFKQKFIATVGVDFRLKKLVYEFPEEDDEDSKKKIHLQLWDTAGQERYRSLTKAFFRDGMGFLLLFDLASENSFRSVRQWLDEIKEQAYSDEPDIVLVGNKNDLDSREVTTAEAKKLADELKIAYVETSAATGENVEYAVNHLLDLVMKRMRDYVSHMEQEEGSASVSQQQPSQRLSPEAKEKSSCPC; encoded by the exons ATGTCTTACGAACAAAACCAGAACGCAAGCGGGGAAG TCTCGGGAGAAGACAACCTTGACACAAATTACGATTTTTTGATCAAGTTTTTGCTCTTGGGCGACTCTGGTGTTGGAAAGACATGTTTCCTACATCGGTATACCGACAAAGagtttaaacagaaatttatCGCCACAGTTGGCGTTGACTTTCGATTAAAAAAGCTG gtATACGAGTTTCCAGAGGAAGACGACGAAGACTCAAAAAAGAAGATTCACCTTCAGTTATGGGACACTGCAGGCCAGGAAAG ATACCGAAGTTTGACGAAAGCTTTCTTCCGTGATGGGATGGGATTCCTTCTTCTGTTCGACCTTGCCAGTGAAAACAGTTTTCGTTCAGTGCGACAATGGCTGG aCGAGATAAAGGAGCAAGCTTACAGTGACGAACCTGACATCGTGTTGGTTGGAAACAAGAATGATCTGGATAGCCGGGAAGTAACGACAGCGGAAGCAAAGAAACTTGCAGATGAACTAAA GATCGCGTACGTTGAAACAAGCGCAGCCACCGGTGAGAACGTAGAGTATGCTGTGAACCATCTTCTTGATCTTGTAATGAAGAGGATGCGGGATTATGTCTCCCATATGGAGCAGGAAGAGGGATCAGCGTCCGTATCACAACAGCAGCCATCTCAGAGGCTCTCCCCCGAAGCAAAGGAAAAGTCATCATGCCCGTGTTGA
- the LOC100184227 gene encoding uncharacterized protein LOC100184227, with protein MNATKFEITPTTTVLSKLNHTEYQEWNLLGQKVWTSESKATWSPNKDVAWYTCEAIHITCIVVAFYILYALVHFRILRKAEVAKTSARLRKGGRWLENLCIMGVLTALLRFGNNQALLFTVDSTSRCSTLLNVSIALYNVTIHPIYTFLWVRLRIFYSNRALKHLYSKTVRFLSWVALLCFICVTMVCMVLLIVDRDNSASGRVCANTNSNDSSTVPANSSRPPHQQGVRVNIMTGLLGGCIQLSFLALFLYPIMDNKLRAVRANHTRGKSVALITLIRRSFVLAGLCILSDVAIALLIKVVYTSHPSAIFAPLAMYDVNLVVNLLCIVMTFRRWRVMLFPWFYTSRCPFAACPSACHHRLQPGSSRTYIVNKKTPVAPLASVESRSQTWDRSTSHFSSRRRREKKLQIPEIREPVPDVGLPVLREISEEKEAEWKSQSLSLQNHKIESELQQYSDTVFQLSYPEFERQRSTSLVLRTENKCSDKKSKTALAASLIAKSKCWMRDNKQNNT; from the exons ATGAATGCAACTAAATTTGAAATAACACCGACAACGACTGTGTTGTCCAAACTGAACCACACGGAATACCAAGAATGGAATCTTCTCGGTCAAAAGGTTTGGACATCCGAGTCAAAGGCAACATGGTCGCCAAACAAAGACGTTGCGTGGTATACATGCGAAGCGATACACATTACATGCATAGTGGTCGCATTCTACATTCTCTACGCACTGGTGCATTTTAGAATACTAAGAAAAGCAGAAGTGGCAAAAACTTcag CGCGTCTTAGAAAGGGCGGAAGATGGCTTGAAAATCTTTGTATAATGGGCGTGTTAACTGCTCTGCTGAGGTTTGGGAATAACCAGGCGTTATTGTTTACCGTGGATTCAACCTCCAGATGTTCTACACTGCTTAATGTCAGCATTGCTCTGTACAACGTTACCATTCACCCGATATACACCTTTCTGTGGGTGCGATTG CGGATCTTTTACTCGAACCGAGCATTAAAACACCTGTACAGTAAAACTGTTCGATTTCTAAGCTGGGTGGCTTTACTTTGCTTTATCTGTGTGACTATGGTGTGCATGGTGCTTCTGATTGTGGACCGAGACAATAGCGCCAGTGGGCGGGTATGTGCCAACACAAATTCCAACGATAGCAGCACTGTTCCGGCCAACTCTTCTCGGCCTCCACACCAGCAAGGCGTGCGTGTGAATATAATGACAGGACTACTTGGCGGCTGCATACAG CTTTCGTTTCTCGCCCTTTTCCTCTACCCGATCATGGACAATAAGTTGAGGGCGGTACGAGCCAACCACACACGAGGAAAAAGCGTCGCATTGATAACTCTCATAAGAAGATCATTCGTCCTTGCTGGTCTGTGCATATTATCTGATGTTGCAATAGCTCTGTTAATCAAGGTGGTCTACACAAGCCACCCAAGTGCTATATTTGCCCCGCTGGCCATGTATGATGTTAACTTGGTCGTCAACCTGTTATGTATAGTGATGACATTCAGACGCTGGCGTGTCATGCTCTTTCCATGGTTCTACACCTCCCGATGCCCATTTGCCGCTTGCCCAAGCGCCTGCCACCATAGGCTCCAGCCCGGGTCTTCCCGTACatatattgtaaacaaaaaaacgccGGTAGCACCCCTCGCTTCAGTTGAGTCTCGTTCCCAAACTTGGGACCGTTCCACCAGCCACTTTTCTTCTCGTCGCCGCCGGGAAAAGAAGCTCCAAATCCCGGAGATCCGGGAGCCGGTTCCCGATGTTGGCCTTCCTGTACTGCGGGAGATTTCGGAAGAAAAAGAAGCAGAGTGGAAGAGCCAATCTCTTTCTCTACAGAACCACAAAATCGAGTCCGAATTGCAGCAATATTCAGATACAGTTTTCCAGCTCTCCTACCCTGAGTTCGAGCGCCAACGTTCAACGTCCCTAGTTCTCCGCACAGAGAACAAATGTTCGGACAAAAAGTCAAAGACTGCCCTCGCCGCTTCTCTTATCGCCAAATCCAAATGTTGGATGAGAGACAACAAGCAAAACAATACATAA
- the LOC100177146 gene encoding uncharacterized protein LOC100177146 isoform X2 yields MGTAMDVLSQPSVLSGVLLIFHFLPWRYRADKNTGPNYLGCVAVYSIKNPDEAWPILLYIAITSVVQISLLVLFLYPLIQRKYDMWKNLRTTRHTRLSSSISSSFGAHHAQGNSHAHPSHYTMQTEVVNTSSEPNPNAELPKNNNVTTTEAETGETTTNQQQTKGRCLHKLCTFIKRENTPRPSDCDRPRPPSRNPRVIESVQRAVIWTGLCILSDTALVAVSVNMGPGTALVLISSLSSVNVLFNQFCIIASYRRWREIILPRCWIPVEKRRRLGHLYESTLTITAARNVLQTNDTQYDQNGSGRSKQSVSGPSRINTRITRKFRKFSAAVGVSKTSVSAAENRRTSSF; encoded by the exons ATGGGTACGGCAATGGATGTTTTATCACAACCCAGCG TTCTCTCTGGAGTGTTGCTCATATTCCATTTCCTACCGTGGAGGTACCGCGCTGACAAAAACACAGGGCCTAACTACTTAGGCTGCGTGGCGGTTTACAGCATTAAGAACCCGGATGAAGCTTGGCCAATTCTACTGTATATTGCTATTACATCAGTGGTGCAAATATCCCTGCTTGTCCTTTTCTTGTACCCTCTTATACAAAGGAAATACGACATGTGGAAGAATCTGAGGACCACCAGACATACGAGGTTAAGCTCGTCCATTAGCAGCAGTTTCGGTGCCCACCATGCACAGGGCAACTCACACGCCCACCCATCTCATTACACAATGCAAACAGAAGTGGTAAATACAAGTTCAGAACCAAATCCAAATGCCGAATTGCCAAAG AACAACAACGTAACGACTACGGAAGCGGAGACTGGGGAAACTACTACaaatcaacaacaaacaaaggGAAGATGCCTTCACAAGTTATGCACCTTTATAAAAAGGGAGAACACGCCAAGACCCAGTGACTGTGACCGTCCACGTCCCCCCTCTCGCAACCCGAGGGTGATCGAGTCCGTTCAGAGAGCCGTGATCTGGACAGGGCTTTGTATCCTCAGCGACACTGCTCTTGTTGCGGTATCAGTAAATATGGGTCCAGGTACCGCGTTGGTGCTTATCTCAAGCTTGAGCAGCGTGAACGTACTTTTTAACCAGTTTTGTATCATCGCTAGCTATCGGAGGTGGCGGGAAATTATACTACCAAGGTGCTGGATACCGGTCGAGAAACGGCGAAGGCTTGGGCACCTTTACGAATCTACACTGACTATAACAGCAGCACGGAACGTATTACAAACTAATGACACGCAATACGACCAAAACGGGTCGGGCAGATCGAAACAGTCGGTGAGTGGACCGTCTCGTATTAACACCCGAATAACGCGAAAATTCCGTAAGTTCTCCGCTGCTGTTGGCGTATCTAAAACCTCTGTATCTGCGGCAGAAAACCGGCGTACCAGTTCATTTTAG